One genomic window of Paenisporosarcina antarctica includes the following:
- a CDS encoding ThuA domain-containing protein, translating to MKVTVWNEYRHEQQHEEVRNIYPDGIHQVLATALGEQGFDVKTATLDEPQHGLTDDVLNNTDVLLWWGHLAHDEVSDEIVEKVQKRVWEGMGLIVLHSAHFSKIFKKLMGTGCDLKWREAKEKERLWVVDPSHPIAQGIGEYIEIEEEEMYGEHFDIPAPDELVFISWFQGGEVFRSGATFKRGNGKIFYFRPGHETHPTYYNKQIQKVIGNAVKWATPTNRDYPVYGNAKPLEKLEGYKEE from the coding sequence ATGAAAGTTACAGTATGGAATGAATATCGTCATGAACAACAACACGAAGAGGTTCGCAACATATATCCAGACGGAATACATCAAGTTTTAGCTACTGCACTAGGCGAGCAAGGCTTCGATGTTAAAACGGCAACTTTGGACGAACCACAACACGGCCTAACTGATGATGTATTAAATAATACAGATGTACTTCTATGGTGGGGACATCTTGCACATGATGAAGTAAGCGATGAAATTGTTGAGAAAGTTCAAAAACGCGTATGGGAAGGCATGGGACTCATTGTCCTTCACTCTGCTCATTTCTCGAAAATTTTCAAGAAACTAATGGGTACTGGCTGCGATTTAAAATGGCGTGAAGCAAAGGAAAAAGAACGTCTGTGGGTTGTCGATCCAAGTCATCCTATCGCTCAAGGTATTGGCGAATACATTGAAATCGAAGAAGAGGAAATGTACGGCGAACACTTTGATATCCCAGCACCAGATGAACTCGTATTCATTAGTTGGTTCCAAGGTGGGGAAGTGTTCCGAAGTGGGGCAACCTTTAAACGTGGGAACGGTAAGATTTTCTATTTCCGTCCTGGACATGAAACACATCCAACTTACTATAATAAACAAATACAAAAAGTCATAGGTAATGCTGTGAAATGGGCTACGCCAACAAATCGTGACTACCCTGTCTATGGAAATGCAAAGCCACTAGAAAAGCTTGAAGGCTACAAGGAGGAATAA
- a CDS encoding carbohydrate ABC transporter permease, whose product MNKRPGIGFYIFLVVFVFFVMFPFIWVFLTSIKPPGEIFNNFNWFTSSPSIDSYINALTNRPLVRYMFNSFIVSSLTTIIAIGFASIAAYALTRLPIKFKGLILGIILASSMFPQIAIISPIYNFITAIGLRNSYMGLVIPYITISLPLAIWILATFFQKIPWELEESAKLDGATPFQTFRKIIFPLAAPGIFTTAILVFIAAWNEYLFALTINTEDSWRTVPVGISFYQSQFSIPWGDISAATVIVTIPIVILVLIFQRRIVSGLTSGSVKE is encoded by the coding sequence ATGAACAAGCGTCCAGGAATCGGTTTTTACATTTTTCTCGTTGTGTTTGTGTTTTTCGTGATGTTCCCTTTTATCTGGGTCTTCCTCACGTCGATCAAACCTCCGGGTGAAATTTTCAATAATTTTAACTGGTTTACATCAAGTCCCTCAATAGATTCATACATTAATGCATTAACGAATCGACCTTTGGTTCGCTATATGTTTAATAGCTTTATCGTTTCTAGCTTAACGACGATTATCGCGATCGGATTCGCTTCCATTGCAGCATATGCACTGACTCGACTCCCAATTAAATTTAAAGGGCTCATATTAGGTATAATTTTAGCATCATCCATGTTCCCGCAAATTGCGATTATTTCACCTATCTATAACTTTATTACGGCAATCGGACTTCGTAATAGCTATATGGGGCTCGTAATTCCCTACATCACCATTAGTTTGCCACTTGCTATCTGGATTCTGGCAACATTCTTCCAAAAGATACCTTGGGAGCTTGAAGAATCGGCAAAACTTGATGGAGCAACACCTTTTCAAACATTCCGTAAAATTATTTTCCCGCTTGCGGCACCTGGTATATTTACAACTGCAATTCTTGTTTTCATTGCAGCGTGGAATGAATATTTATTTGCTTTAACCATCAACACAGAAGATTCGTGGCGTACAGTGCCAGTTGGAATTTCGTTCTACCAAAGTCAATTTTCAATTCCATGGGGTGATATATCAGCTGCAACTGTCATTGTGACCATCCCAATTGTTATACTTGTATTGATTTTCCAAAGAAGAATAGTTTCCGGACTAACATCTGGCTCAGTAAAAGAGTAA
- a CDS encoding carbohydrate ABC transporter permease, whose translation MVAPALILVILITLWPVAQSFYNSLFDYRLNDPSRSERFVQSNVDLERYANDYFYLSRDLDGLAGQAPDQETKDATTKINQEIKGYHEDLLAMDGLDKQYEEVEGLLASFTAISDGELKYAKIDKEFAKDYKEFLTNAEKELTTLSQNSDDEAFKTASANIAGSINSSNRSIIESNFIGFSNYSRYLKSERMWKALGNTFVFTIASVGFELVLGLLIALLINRVFIGRGLVRASVLIPWAIPTAVGAMMWSFLYDGQTGIVAHYFEQFGLISDASVLLSTGAGGMFSVIFADVWKTTPYMALLLLAGLQTISGSLYEAAEVDGANKWQQFWKITLPMLKSAILVALLFRTLDAFRVFDLIFVLTGGGPANSTESISIYAYITLFSQQNFGAGSVLSVIVFACVALISTLFIKFIGSDLFGGRSR comes from the coding sequence ATGGTCGCACCTGCACTAATACTTGTTATTCTTATCACATTATGGCCGGTAGCCCAATCTTTTTATAACAGTTTGTTCGACTATCGTTTGAATGACCCTTCTCGTTCAGAAAGGTTTGTACAATCCAATGTCGATTTAGAACGCTATGCAAATGATTATTTTTATTTATCAAGAGATCTGGATGGCTTAGCTGGACAAGCACCTGATCAAGAGACGAAGGATGCAACAACTAAAATCAATCAAGAGATCAAAGGGTATCATGAAGACCTACTTGCAATGGATGGACTAGACAAACAATATGAAGAGGTTGAAGGTCTTCTAGCTTCCTTTACAGCCATTTCAGATGGAGAATTAAAATATGCAAAAATCGACAAAGAATTTGCAAAAGACTATAAAGAATTCTTAACGAACGCAGAAAAAGAACTAACCACATTATCACAGAATTCAGATGATGAAGCCTTTAAAACTGCATCAGCAAATATTGCAGGCTCAATAAACTCTTCTAACCGTTCCATTATTGAATCTAACTTTATTGGTTTTAGCAACTATTCACGTTACCTAAAAAGTGAGCGTATGTGGAAAGCATTAGGGAATACGTTCGTGTTCACAATAGCATCAGTAGGATTTGAACTTGTCCTCGGTTTACTTATTGCCTTGCTCATTAATCGCGTATTCATTGGCAGAGGATTGGTTCGTGCATCGGTTCTAATTCCATGGGCGATTCCAACGGCAGTTGGCGCAATGATGTGGTCCTTTTTGTATGATGGACAAACAGGAATTGTCGCTCACTACTTTGAACAGTTTGGCTTAATTAGTGACGCATCTGTCCTTTTATCAACGGGTGCAGGTGGTATGTTCTCAGTTATTTTTGCAGATGTTTGGAAAACTACACCGTATATGGCTCTTCTCTTACTTGCTGGACTTCAAACGATTTCTGGTTCCTTGTATGAAGCAGCGGAAGTCGATGGAGCAAATAAGTGGCAACAGTTCTGGAAAATAACATTACCCATGTTAAAGTCGGCTATTTTAGTAGCCTTACTATTTCGGACATTGGACGCTTTCCGGGTGTTTGATCTGATCTTCGTACTTACAGGCGGCGGACCGGCTAACTCGACGGAATCCATTTCAATTTATGCGTACATTACACTATTCTCACAACAAAACTTCGGAGCAGGTTCAGTTCTTTCAGTTATCGTTTTTGCTTGTGTAGCTCTTATCTCAACACTATTTATAAAATTCATCGGGTCTGATCTTTTTGGTGGACGATCTCGATAA
- a CDS encoding ABC transporter substrate-binding protein, with amino-acid sequence MKIWNKKMAGATFLSMTLLLGACSGDDENATADKGSDDKSDEKVEIVYASGVDVTGATEKLIAAFEDENPNITVKQQEMPADTGASHDQYVTTFSSKSTEIDVFDADVIWPAEFAQAQYALELDRFIEADGIKMEDYFPGTVQSGNFNGRQYAMPKYTDAGLLFYRTDIVETAPATWDELFEMASELKGKEGTEFGYLMQANQYEGMITNAVEFIASYGGEVVDENNEVVVNSPETIAGITKMVEFVNSDFVPSNILSFQETETNNAWVGGQAVFARNWPYMQSTSENKDGSEVAGNVGFAVLPAGDDTNAATLGGWMSMINRYSENQEAAWEFVKFMSGPEGQKISAVEGGRAPTIEALYEDEDVKDAAALFSNEEFVATLQNAVPRPVSPIYPLISDIMQVELSKALAEDITPEEAAKNMQEKIEAAMAE; translated from the coding sequence ATGAAAATTTGGAACAAAAAGATGGCCGGTGCAACATTCCTTTCGATGACTTTACTTCTCGGAGCATGTAGTGGGGACGATGAAAATGCAACCGCTGACAAAGGATCAGATGACAAGTCTGATGAAAAAGTTGAAATCGTTTATGCTAGCGGTGTTGATGTTACTGGCGCGACTGAAAAGTTAATTGCTGCGTTTGAAGATGAAAATCCAAATATTACGGTTAAGCAACAAGAAATGCCGGCAGATACTGGGGCTTCTCATGATCAATACGTAACCACTTTCAGTAGCAAGAGTACAGAAATCGATGTATTTGATGCGGATGTTATCTGGCCAGCAGAATTTGCGCAAGCTCAATATGCGCTTGAACTCGATCGCTTCATTGAAGCAGATGGTATCAAAATGGAAGATTATTTCCCGGGTACGGTTCAATCTGGTAACTTCAATGGTCGCCAATACGCAATGCCGAAATACACAGATGCGGGACTTCTTTTTTACCGTACAGATATAGTTGAAACAGCTCCTGCAACATGGGATGAACTATTTGAAATGGCAAGCGAGCTGAAAGGCAAAGAAGGAACTGAATTTGGTTACCTCATGCAAGCCAATCAATATGAAGGAATGATTACTAACGCAGTTGAATTTATCGCATCATACGGCGGTGAAGTTGTAGATGAAAACAATGAAGTTGTTGTAAATAGTCCAGAAACAATTGCTGGAATCACGAAGATGGTTGAATTTGTTAATTCTGATTTTGTACCTAGTAATATTTTAAGCTTCCAAGAAACTGAAACAAATAATGCATGGGTTGGCGGACAAGCAGTTTTTGCTCGTAACTGGCCTTATATGCAGTCTACTTCAGAAAACAAAGACGGTTCTGAAGTTGCCGGAAATGTTGGTTTCGCAGTTCTTCCAGCTGGTGACGATACGAACGCTGCCACACTTGGTGGTTGGATGAGTATGATTAATCGTTATAGTGAAAACCAAGAGGCTGCTTGGGAATTCGTGAAATTCATGTCTGGTCCTGAAGGTCAAAAAATCAGTGCTGTTGAAGGCGGACGTGCCCCAACGATCGAAGCACTTTATGAAGACGAAGACGTAAAAGATGCAGCTGCATTATTTTCAAATGAAGAGTTCGTAGCAACACTTCAAAATGCTGTACCAAGACCGGTATCACCAATTTATCCGCTAATCTCTGACATCATGCAAGTTGAACTTTCAAAAGCACTTGCAGAAGATATAACTCCTGAAGAAGCTGCGAAAAACATGCAAGAAAAAATTGAAGCAGCAATGGCAGAATAA
- a CDS encoding LacI family DNA-binding transcriptional regulator yields the protein MYTIKDVALKAGLSQATVSRVINNHPYVSEEKKVAVKNAMEELGYVPNSSAQQMRNLKTKKIAVFVSRIVNPFFSQLVDAMEKRAATCGFQLILCNTRIDKEKELEFFKLLISKQVDGIIMASVENRWEVIEPFTKYGPIIFCNEYLADATITRVRLDQIEGGYIGTKHLLEKGHLKIAYCQGNDSSVSINRRKGYLKAVTEAGIEPVQEWMFRDVFTIEDGRAIFRKIQQLPNPPTAVFSGSDEVAAGIIHEAKKHSWNVPNDLAVVGFDDQPIAELLDPQITTINQFTTNIGYKTMDVMLEIINKKRVNDAQDILLPIELVERQST from the coding sequence TTGTATACCATTAAAGATGTTGCGCTGAAGGCTGGATTATCACAAGCTACTGTATCGAGAGTGATTAACAATCATCCCTATGTTAGTGAGGAGAAAAAGGTTGCCGTGAAAAATGCGATGGAGGAACTTGGCTATGTTCCTAATTCATCTGCACAGCAAATGCGAAATTTAAAAACAAAGAAAATTGCTGTCTTCGTGTCCCGGATTGTCAATCCTTTCTTTAGTCAATTGGTTGATGCTATGGAAAAACGGGCTGCCACATGCGGCTTTCAGTTGATCCTTTGCAATACGAGAATTGATAAGGAAAAGGAACTTGAATTTTTTAAGCTTCTCATATCAAAGCAAGTAGATGGCATCATTATGGCTTCGGTTGAAAATCGTTGGGAAGTGATTGAGCCTTTTACAAAGTATGGTCCCATCATTTTCTGTAATGAATACCTTGCTGATGCTACAATCACCAGAGTCAGACTAGACCAAATTGAAGGCGGTTACATCGGTACCAAACACTTACTTGAAAAAGGACATCTTAAAATTGCCTACTGTCAAGGTAATGATAGTAGCGTTTCTATCAATCGTCGTAAAGGTTATTTGAAAGCGGTTACAGAGGCAGGGATTGAACCAGTGCAGGAATGGATGTTTCGAGATGTTTTTACGATTGAAGACGGACGAGCCATCTTTCGAAAGATACAGCAGCTGCCTAACCCGCCCACTGCTGTATTTAGTGGGAGTGACGAAGTGGCTGCAGGAATCATTCATGAAGCTAAAAAGCATTCGTGGAATGTGCCAAACGATCTTGCTGTTGTAGGATTTGATGATCAGCCGATAGCAGAATTACTCGATCCACAAATTACGACAATCAATCAATTCACCACAAACATTGGGTATAAAACAATGGATGTGATGCTCGAGATTATCAATAAAAAGAGAGTCAATGATGCGCAAGATATTCTATTACCTATTGAATTAGTTGAACGACAATCGACATAA
- a CDS encoding SurA N-terminal domain-containing protein: MNYKKILLPFVAGALALSLAACSEDDKATKEEKPKEETAEQATEQKEPTKEELAAAEEMKAKLAEQQVDKSEIVAVVNDEELTGAEYNTALTSIQGQMQQSGQDPTSKEAVEQVKSQVLDAIVNQTLILQKAEESKLTATEEEINKEYASYEEQFGGEEGMKEALKAEKMDVKTLKQQIGQSIVFEKYKEKAVPAKKVADKEIQEYYDQAAAQAKEAESAQELPPFEEAKEEIRGILEQQQQQELFAAHVEELKKDAKIELKI; encoded by the coding sequence ATGAATTATAAGAAAATTTTACTGCCATTTGTAGCAGGCGCGCTTGCATTAAGTTTAGCAGCTTGTAGCGAAGACGATAAAGCAACAAAAGAGGAAAAGCCAAAAGAAGAAACAGCTGAGCAAGCTACTGAACAAAAAGAACCTACTAAAGAAGAACTAGCAGCTGCTGAAGAAATGAAAGCTAAGTTAGCTGAGCAACAAGTTGATAAGAGTGAAATTGTTGCTGTAGTAAATGATGAAGAACTTACAGGTGCTGAATATAATACTGCTTTGACGTCAATTCAAGGTCAAATGCAACAATCTGGTCAAGATCCAACAAGTAAAGAAGCGGTTGAACAAGTAAAATCGCAAGTTCTTGATGCGATTGTAAATCAAACATTAATTCTTCAAAAAGCAGAAGAGTCGAAACTGACTGCTACTGAAGAAGAAATTAATAAAGAATATGCATCTTATGAAGAACAATTTGGTGGCGAAGAAGGAATGAAGGAAGCCCTCAAAGCTGAAAAAATGGATGTCAAAACATTGAAACAACAAATTGGCCAATCAATTGTATTTGAAAAATATAAAGAAAAAGCTGTTCCTGCTAAGAAAGTAGCGGATAAAGAGATTCAAGAATATTATGACCAAGCGGCAGCTCAAGCAAAAGAAGCTGAATCTGCACAAGAATTACCTCCATTTGAAGAAGCAAAAGAAGAAATTAGAGGAATTCTTGAACAGCAACAACAACAAGAACTATTTGCAGCACATGTTGAAGAGTTGAAAAAAGATGCGAAGATTGAATTAAAGATTTAA
- a CDS encoding NAD/NADP octopine/nopaline dehydrogenase family protein → MNIVVVGAGHGGTTIAADLKLKGHKVNLLKTSKSLHNEHFNFLKEHNGEVNIIENDKTSSVQIDLITTDIELALKDTELVIVYVQTNFHEQIINRLLPYLNPNHIVLLEPGYLSTAYFLKHSPNFEFTVVEAQSSPIDCRIITPGKVKVLFKNVRNPVAIYQNEVKDLKLVKSKLDSLDYNFEYLETIIEAALHNPNLIVHTIGGIMSMPRIEFTKGDYWMYKEVFTPHVWNMVESLDDEKMNVLEAIGANRVPYVDACKNRNAVDLSINSKEAFLHYAKNSSPHGPVRADSRFITEDVPEGLVLLESLGSTLGIKTPTCTGLINIANASLSIDFRESGRTVDRLGLENIKKIIGTRSVLV, encoded by the coding sequence ATGAATATTGTCGTAGTTGGAGCAGGACATGGTGGAACAACAATTGCAGCAGACTTGAAATTGAAGGGCCATAAGGTAAATCTTTTAAAAACTTCAAAATCTCTTCACAATGAGCATTTTAATTTTTTGAAAGAACATAATGGAGAAGTAAATATTATTGAAAATGATAAGACTAGCTCTGTTCAAATCGATTTGATCACAACCGATATCGAACTAGCACTAAAAGATACTGAATTAGTCATTGTCTATGTCCAAACAAACTTCCATGAACAAATAATAAATCGTTTACTACCGTACCTAAATCCCAACCATATTGTGTTATTGGAACCAGGGTATTTATCGACTGCTTATTTCCTGAAACATTCTCCAAACTTCGAATTCACAGTAGTCGAAGCGCAAAGTTCACCAATTGATTGTCGAATCATAACTCCAGGTAAAGTAAAAGTATTGTTTAAAAATGTTAGGAATCCAGTTGCAATATATCAAAATGAGGTAAAAGACCTTAAATTAGTTAAGAGTAAATTAGATAGTCTTGACTATAATTTTGAGTATCTTGAGACAATCATCGAAGCTGCTTTACACAATCCAAATTTAATTGTTCATACGATTGGAGGCATCATGAGTATGCCAAGAATTGAATTTACTAAGGGTGATTATTGGATGTATAAAGAAGTGTTTACGCCTCATGTTTGGAATATGGTGGAAAGTTTAGATGATGAGAAGATGAATGTTTTAGAAGCCATTGGAGCGAATCGAGTTCCTTATGTGGATGCTTGTAAGAATCGAAATGCTGTTGATTTGAGTATAAATAGTAAAGAAGCGTTTCTCCATTATGCGAAAAACAGTTCTCCGCATGGTCCAGTTCGAGCAGATTCTAGATTTATAACGGAAGATGTTCCAGAGGGGTTAGTTTTGTTGGAGTCGCTTGGAAGTACACTAGGTATTAAAACTCCAACATGTACAGGACTTATTAATATCGCGAATGCATCACTTTCAATCGATTTTAGAGAGTCAGGAAGAACTGTGGATAGATTAGGTTTAGAAAATATTAAAAAAATTATAGGTACTAGATCCGTACTTGTGTAA
- a CDS encoding cupin domain-containing protein produces the protein MYYHPHMQQYPYYVNAPMYNYGRQSVCRACTQRIEHANRLDSLNSFNGDGSILLKDYGPKPFVVNINEATKQNNTFRTALWTGKHLQVTLMSLNVGEDIGLEMHPNLDQFIRIEQGQGIVQMGKSRDNLNFKRNVYDDSAILVPAGTWHNLTNTGNTPLKLYSIYAPPNHPFGTVHVTKADALAAEEGHEHGNGHTVNSGRTPDEWIKYTEFLVNEGLEDVKRGINATHILQEFILMGVLVGKGYSPEKAYETVEEWERTGESKLLQQSKRM, from the coding sequence ATGTACTATCATCCTCATATGCAGCAATATCCTTATTATGTTAATGCACCCATGTATAACTATGGAAGACAATCTGTTTGCCGAGCTTGTACTCAAAGAATCGAGCATGCAAACAGATTAGATTCTTTAAACTCTTTCAATGGTGATGGAAGTATTTTGTTAAAAGATTATGGGCCAAAACCATTTGTTGTTAATATCAATGAAGCAACGAAGCAAAACAATACGTTTCGTACTGCTTTATGGACTGGGAAACATCTACAAGTTACTTTAATGAGTCTCAATGTTGGCGAAGATATTGGTTTGGAAATGCACCCTAACCTTGATCAATTCATACGTATTGAACAGGGTCAAGGGATTGTTCAAATGGGCAAAAGTAGAGATAATTTAAACTTTAAAAGAAATGTCTATGATGATTCTGCAATACTAGTTCCTGCTGGAACATGGCATAATCTAACCAATACAGGTAATACTCCTCTGAAACTTTACTCGATATATGCTCCTCCTAACCATCCATTTGGCACTGTTCATGTTACCAAAGCAGATGCATTAGCTGCGGAAGAAGGACACGAACATGGCAATGGACATACAGTTAATTCTGGGAGGACTCCAGATGAATGGATAAAGTACACGGAATTTCTAGTTAATGAAGGATTAGAGGATGTTAAAAGAGGAATTAATGCTACACATATTCTTCAAGAATTTATTCTAATGGGAGTTCTTGTAGGAAAAGGATATTCTCCTGAAAAAGCATATGAGACAGTAGAAGAATGGGAACGTACAGGAGAATCGAAACTTCTTCAACAAAGCAAAAGAATGTAG
- a CDS encoding trypsin-like peptidase domain-containing protein, translating to MFCAKCGLKNEHEAKFCSNCGKELIKSRFKSKKKRIITIVAGFLSILALVAIGFIIATIMNGTEKVAQIEVSKQLSPKNATKEMIEAPRVDPPKLESQKEEPLKENKPVSNEKEKTQIIKESQSRVYTIFTESGLGSGFLFENKGTVVTNAHVVAGYTEVIVRNVLGKKTTGRVIGISDKYDIALIQVDDYAGQTSLETEANVTEIGSEVIALGSPQGLENSASIGYLTGLDRSFESGFQYDNVYQVDAQISPGSSGGPLLDAKTGKVIGINSAILTADQSIGFSIPMYTMIDLLKKWSDSPMTSAEVASIFSFYDDYEYDFKPEGSAEADSYNEESEKIEEPEENQENTQDDSNYFDEGSLTEFVLYFRENYEMALYHEDFSFIEDLLLYDSNIYHEMAEYITEITNQGMIFEFTKNEVTGIVMEEGYAVVSTYEVFKFMNGAGEWSTYERTKDYSIVIDEYEVFRISDIVIFDLSL from the coding sequence ATGTTTTGCGCAAAATGTGGATTGAAAAATGAACATGAAGCGAAATTTTGCTCGAATTGTGGTAAGGAGTTAATAAAATCACGTTTTAAATCAAAGAAAAAGAGAATAATTACTATCGTTGCAGGTTTTTTATCAATTCTTGCTTTAGTTGCTATTGGTTTTATTATCGCAACAATAATGAATGGTACAGAAAAAGTAGCTCAGATTGAAGTCAGCAAACAACTTTCACCCAAAAATGCAACTAAAGAAATGATAGAAGCTCCTAGGGTTGATCCTCCAAAACTTGAAAGTCAAAAGGAAGAACCCTTAAAAGAAAACAAACCAGTTAGTAATGAAAAAGAAAAAACACAAATTATTAAAGAATCTCAATCTCGTGTGTACACGATTTTCACTGAATCAGGCTTAGGTTCCGGTTTTTTATTTGAGAATAAAGGGACTGTTGTGACGAATGCTCATGTGGTAGCTGGCTATACAGAAGTGATTGTTCGTAATGTATTGGGCAAAAAAACGACTGGACGTGTAATTGGTATTTCCGACAAGTATGATATTGCTTTAATTCAAGTGGATGATTACGCGGGGCAAACTTCACTTGAAACAGAAGCGAATGTAACGGAAATTGGTAGTGAGGTCATCGCACTTGGAAGTCCACAAGGTTTAGAAAATTCGGCTTCGATAGGTTATTTAACAGGACTTGACCGCTCATTTGAATCCGGTTTTCAATACGATAATGTGTACCAAGTAGATGCGCAAATATCTCCTGGAAGTAGTGGAGGACCATTACTCGATGCTAAAACAGGTAAAGTAATTGGCATTAATTCAGCAATACTGACAGCGGATCAATCGATTGGATTTTCCATTCCGATGTATACCATGATTGACTTGCTTAAAAAATGGTCTGATTCACCGATGACATCTGCTGAAGTGGCAAGTATATTTTCATTCTACGATGACTATGAGTATGATTTTAAACCTGAAGGCTCAGCTGAAGCAGATTCTTACAATGAAGAGTCTGAGAAAATTGAGGAACCCGAAGAAAATCAAGAGAATACACAAGATGATAGCAATTATTTTGACGAGGGAAGTTTAACAGAATTTGTCCTTTATTTCCGTGAGAACTATGAAATGGCACTTTACCATGAAGATTTTAGCTTCATCGAAGACTTACTTCTGTACGATAGTAATATATATCACGAAATGGCTGAATACATTACGGAAATAACCAATCAAGGCATGATTTTTGAGTTTACGAAAAACGAGGTTACGGGCATAGTTATGGAAGAAGGCTATGCTGTCGTAAGCACATATGAAGTGTTTAAGTTCATGAATGGAGCTGGGGAATGGTCAACTTACGAGAGAACAAAAGACTATTCCATTGTAATCGATGAATACGAAGTATTTCGAATTTCGGATATCGTTATTTTTGACTTAAGCTTGTAG
- a CDS encoding DUF368 domain-containing protein, with the protein MFDWRNIFRGMAMGTSDIIPGVSGGTIAVLLGIYDQFINAVSGITTKEWKKHVPFLLTLGLGMGSAILLLSHAVEWLLESYPQPTNFFFLGLILGILPYLLKEANVRGTFKAKHFVILIVGAILVASMAFFKPDEGGNPIETLTILSIIGLFLAGASASMAMLLPGISGSFVLLIIGVYPTAINAITTLNLPIIMVIGAGIASGFILSSKGIKYLLARFPLMMYALIIGLVFGSLFVVFPGLTLTLNNVLLSIGALFVGLFVAVLLGKRG; encoded by the coding sequence ATGTTTGATTGGAGAAATATTTTTCGCGGTATGGCTATGGGAACGAGCGATATTATCCCAGGTGTCAGCGGTGGAACTATTGCGGTTTTATTAGGAATTTATGATCAATTTATCAATGCAGTTAGCGGAATTACAACAAAAGAATGGAAAAAACACGTCCCTTTCTTACTAACGCTGGGACTAGGAATGGGATCAGCCATTCTTCTACTTAGTCACGCTGTGGAATGGCTCCTTGAGTCATATCCACAACCAACTAACTTCTTTTTTCTCGGTTTAATTCTCGGAATTCTTCCATATTTATTGAAAGAAGCAAATGTACGCGGCACGTTTAAAGCTAAACATTTTGTCATTTTAATAGTCGGTGCCATCCTAGTTGCAAGCATGGCATTTTTCAAACCAGATGAAGGCGGCAATCCTATCGAAACACTTACGATCCTATCCATCATTGGATTATTCTTAGCAGGTGCTAGTGCAAGTATGGCCATGCTTCTTCCTGGTATCAGTGGCTCATTTGTTTTACTGATTATAGGCGTATATCCCACAGCCATTAACGCAATTACAACCTTGAATCTCCCTATTATAATGGTCATCGGAGCAGGAATTGCATCTGGCTTTATATTGAGCAGTAAAGGCATTAAATATTTACTTGCCCGCTTCCCACTAATGATGTATGCACTGATCATCGGATTAGTTTTCGGCTCACTTTTTGTAGTGTTCCCAGGACTAACACTAACTTTAAACAATGTTTTACTTAGCATTGGCGCGCTCTTTGTCGGTCTTTTTGTAGCCGTTTTGCTTGGAAAAAGAGGTTAA
- a CDS encoding DUF3231 family protein produces MGILNGNPKLEPLHEGEVFGVWSYIIANNGLISIYQAFINHAGDRALKSLLEETVHTIKAEVQHTSEILKANGIALPPALPDRPVATAEDIPVGARFMDAEISAILSANIAQGLVACSQVMGQSIREDIGMMFGQFHTDKALFGAKLLKLNKDKAWLIPPPLHDAPRLTQ; encoded by the coding sequence TTGGGTATTTTAAATGGTAATCCTAAACTAGAGCCATTGCATGAAGGTGAAGTATTTGGTGTTTGGTCGTATATTATTGCTAATAATGGATTAATAAGCATTTATCAAGCTTTCATTAATCATGCAGGCGACAGAGCCCTCAAATCACTACTTGAAGAAACTGTTCACACGATAAAAGCAGAAGTACAACATACATCAGAAATATTAAAAGCCAATGGAATTGCGCTTCCTCCAGCTCTTCCTGATCGCCCAGTAGCTACAGCAGAAGATATTCCTGTAGGAGCAAGATTTATGGACGCTGAAATTAGTGCCATATTATCTGCAAACATTGCTCAAGGTTTGGTGGCGTGTAGCCAAGTAATGGGTCAATCAATTCGCGAAGACATTGGCATGATGTTCGGACAGTTTCACACTGATAAAGCTCTATTTGGTGCCAAACTTTTAAAACTTAACAAAGATAAAGCGTGGCTGATACCTCCTCCACTTCATGATGCACCAAGACTTACACAATAA